One Salvia splendens isolate huo1 chromosome 12, SspV2, whole genome shotgun sequence genomic window carries:
- the LOC121757998 gene encoding xylan glycosyltransferase MUCI21-like: MEKKVVSRLTPWIFLLAIPLFYLEIMWSNNIQLQQPNLLKIDRKSFQSAHSNKTVRLNLNSLDFLLSRLVQGEEQSNFRATGFSCDAQIHSKHCVTTRPSQIDTATMTVSIPSDCPAQETSLRPYARQEDEILLRKVTPVKIIHGGNTTLLICDHRHSVPAVVFSSSGFAGNVFHEINEIIIPLFITTNLFNSSVLFIMEDYRPSFVAKYGKILNRLSSHPILNPAANRSVHCFPAVVVGLKFHGHLSINANEIPKGLTTPIFRRFLRESLDLKYSHVSQIERPTVMLLSRTTTRRIINEEQVVAMMEDLGFRVVVVARAKTVSNIDVFSRMINSCSVFVGAHGAGLTNEVFLPDGAVMVQVDLIGLEWAAANYYGEPARGMGVHYLRYKIEPEESSLLKIFGSRSHKAITDPTGAFPLHIGREVYLNGQNVNISIDKFRHTMAMAMSLVQH, translated from the exons ATGGAGAAGAAGGTGGTTTCGCGTCTAACTCCATGGATCTTCTTGCTTGCAATTCCTCTGTTCTACTTGGAAATTATGTGGAGCAACAATATTCAACTTCAACAACCTAATCTTCTCAAAATTGATCGCAAATCCTTTCAATCTGCACACTCCAACAAAACTGTTCGACTGAACCTCAATTCTCTGGATTTTCTCCTCTCCAGATTAGTTCAAG GGGAAGAACAGAGCAATTTCAGAGCCACCGGCTTCTCCTGCGATGCACAGATACACTCAAAGCACTGCGTCACAACCAGACCGTCCCAAATCGACACAGCAACCATGACCGTCTCAATCCCCTCCGACTGTCCCGCGCAGGAGACGTCGCTCCGTCCCTACGCGAGGCAGGAGGATGAAATTCTCCTGAGAAAAGTGACGCCGGTGAAGATCATCCACGGAGGAAACACTACGCTGCTGATTTGCGATCACAGGCACAGCGTCCCCGCCGTGGTGTTCTCCTCCAGCGGATTCGCCGGAAACGTCTTCCACGAGATCAACGAAATCATCATCCCTCTGTTTATCACCACAAATCTATTCAACTCGAGCGTGCTCTTCATCATGGAGGATTACAGACCTTCCTTCGTCGCCAAATACGGAAAAATCCTCAATCGCCTCTCGTCGCATCCGATCCTGAACCCCGCCGCCAATCGGAGCGTCCATTGCTTTCCGGCGGTGGTGGTCGGGCTTAAGTTTCACGGCCATTTATCAATTAATGCCAATGAGATTCCAAAGGGGCTAACCACGCCGATTTTCCGGCGCTTCCTCCGGGAATCGCTGGACCTCAAGTACAGCCACGTGTCGCAGATAGAGAGGCCGACAGTGATGCTTTTATCGCGGACGACGACGAGGAGGATCATCAACGAAGAGCAAGTTGTGGCTATGATGGAggatttagggtttagggtagTGGTGGTGGCGAGAGCGAAAACCGTGTCGAACATCGACGTGTTCTCGCGCATGATAAACTCGTGCAGCGTGTTTGTGGGGGCGCACGGGGCCGGCCTCACGAACGAGGTGTTCCTCCCCGATGGGGCAGTGATGGTGCAAGTGGACTTGATCGGGCTGGAATGGGCGGCGGCCAATTACTACGGTGAACCGGCTCGGGGGATGGGTGTGCATTATTTGAGATATAAGATCGAGCCGGAAGAGAGCTCGCTCTTGAAGATATTTGGGTCGCGAAGCCATAAGGCTATCACGGACCCAACGGGTGCATTTCCCCTCCATATAGGAAGGGAAGTGTACCTTAATGGACAGAATGTCAATATTAGTATTGACAAGTTTAGGCACACTATGGCTATGGCCATGAGCCTCGTTCaacattaa